In Pedobacter heparinus DSM 2366, the following are encoded in one genomic region:
- a CDS encoding YajQ family cyclic di-GMP-binding protein: MPTFDIVSKVDAQTLDNAMNNAKKEILNRYDFSTSKSTIDHDKKTNVITIVTEDDMRLKAIQDAIISRMIKQNLDAKSLDFGKEQYASGNMIRKEISVKEGIDKETAKKIVAKIKASGLKVQASMMDDQVRVQSKSIDDLQGVIALCKKEDFGQPLQFINMRN, from the coding sequence ATGCCCACTTTCGATATTGTAAGCAAAGTAGACGCGCAAACATTAGACAACGCGATGAACAATGCAAAAAAAGAGATCTTAAACCGTTATGATTTCAGTACTTCAAAAAGTACCATCGACCACGATAAAAAGACCAATGTAATTACCATTGTTACCGAAGATGACATGCGTTTAAAAGCAATTCAGGATGCCATCATCTCAAGGATGATCAAGCAAAACCTGGATGCAAAAAGTTTGGATTTTGGTAAGGAACAATATGCGTCCGGAAACATGATCAGGAAAGAAATTTCGGTAAAAGAAGGTATAGACAAAGAAACTGCAAAGAAAATTGTGGCAAAAATAAAAGCCAGCGGACTAAAAGTACAGGCTTCTATGATGGATGACCAGGTGCGGGTGCAAAGCAAAAGTATAGACGACCTGCAAGGTGTAATTGCCCTTTGCAAAAAAGAAGATTTTGGTCAGCCGCTGCAGTTCATCAACATGCGGAACTAA
- the ppk1 gene encoding polyphosphate kinase 1, which translates to MTKKKAPFLNREISWLYFNERVLQEVADETVPLIERIKFLSIFSSNLEEFYRVRVATLSRLANLNDKAKALLGFNPKKILNEIKNIVVKQERKFEQLFKATLINELAQNRIFILNDTQLNVSRGEFVRNHFRDRILSNLVPIMIDLEKPFPELKDRYLYFFVRLSKAPNKNQKYALIELPPDLPRFLVLPETNGLKFIILAEDIIKYCLDDIFYVFNYDVLEAYSIQLTRDAELDIDKNISDKFIEELKASLDKRKKGKPMRLLYDTEMPFEMLTVLINKMKIEADSLIPGNRYHRFGDFIAFPNVGSKDLEYKPNVPLKVHGLHRTESIFNKLQGKDYLINLPYQSYDYIILFLREAAIDPKVTEINITLYRLAENSRVVNALINAAKNGKTVNCMVELKARFDEQANIFWTSRLAEEGVNVNYGLTDYKVHSKICLVKRMEKGRAVYYANLATGNFNEKTAKLYCDHSIFTSRKEITADLIKLFKALNKKTVTKGFKHLIVSPLESRNKFYQLVDREIKVAKQGKPAYMILKVNSLADEGIVEKLYEASNAGVKVKLIVRGICTLVPGIPDFSANITVISIIDKFLEHARVFIFGNNGKEEMFLSSADLMSRNFEHRVEVGFPVLDEEVRQEIRDIIEFQLQDNVKARDITRLNNNKYHKNNLKTKIRAQVQTYNYLKNKHQ; encoded by the coding sequence ATGACGAAGAAAAAGGCTCCATTTCTAAACAGAGAGATCAGTTGGTTGTATTTTAATGAGCGCGTTTTGCAGGAGGTGGCTGATGAGACAGTCCCTCTTATAGAACGAATAAAATTTCTGTCTATTTTTTCTTCAAACCTGGAAGAGTTTTACCGGGTAAGGGTAGCTACGCTGAGCAGACTGGCCAACCTGAACGATAAAGCCAAGGCCTTACTGGGCTTTAACCCTAAAAAGATCTTAAATGAGATCAAAAACATCGTTGTAAAGCAGGAGCGCAAGTTTGAACAATTGTTTAAGGCTACCCTGATCAATGAACTGGCCCAAAACCGGATTTTTATTTTAAACGATACCCAGCTCAACGTTTCCAGGGGCGAATTTGTGAGAAATCATTTCAGGGACAGGATCCTTTCCAATCTTGTTCCGATCATGATCGACCTGGAAAAACCATTTCCGGAGCTAAAAGACCGTTACCTCTATTTTTTTGTCAGGCTTTCCAAAGCGCCCAATAAAAACCAGAAATATGCGCTGATTGAGCTCCCGCCCGATCTTCCACGTTTTCTGGTGCTGCCCGAAACCAATGGCCTTAAGTTCATTATCCTTGCCGAAGACATCATCAAGTACTGCCTTGACGATATCTTTTACGTTTTTAATTATGATGTTCTTGAAGCATATTCTATACAGCTCACGCGGGATGCGGAGCTCGATATTGATAAAAATATCAGCGATAAGTTTATCGAAGAACTGAAGGCCAGTCTGGATAAACGTAAAAAGGGAAAACCCATGCGTTTACTGTACGATACGGAAATGCCTTTTGAAATGCTGACGGTATTGATCAATAAAATGAAAATAGAGGCCGATAGCCTGATCCCGGGCAACAGGTACCACCGCTTTGGTGATTTTATTGCCTTCCCCAATGTGGGCAGCAAAGACCTGGAATATAAGCCCAATGTGCCCCTTAAAGTACATGGCCTGCACCGTACCGAAAGTATATTCAATAAATTGCAGGGCAAAGATTATCTGATTAACCTGCCTTATCAGTCTTACGATTACATCATCCTTTTTCTGCGTGAGGCGGCCATAGACCCTAAGGTAACTGAAATCAACATTACCCTGTACCGCCTGGCCGAGAATTCGAGGGTAGTTAACGCCCTCATCAATGCCGCTAAAAATGGTAAAACAGTGAACTGTATGGTCGAGTTAAAGGCCCGTTTTGATGAACAGGCCAATATTTTCTGGACCAGCAGACTGGCAGAGGAGGGTGTAAACGTGAACTACGGACTTACCGATTACAAAGTGCATTCCAAGATCTGCCTGGTCAAAAGAATGGAAAAGGGGCGGGCGGTTTATTATGCCAACCTTGCTACCGGTAATTTTAACGAGAAAACAGCAAAACTATACTGCGACCACAGTATTTTTACTTCCAGAAAAGAAATTACGGCCGACCTGATCAAACTCTTTAAGGCCTTAAATAAAAAGACCGTTACCAAAGGCTTTAAACACCTGATCGTTTCGCCGCTGGAATCGAGAAACAAGTTTTATCAGCTGGTAGACCGGGAAATTAAAGTAGCAAAGCAAGGCAAGCCGGCTTATATGATCTTAAAGGTAAACAGTCTGGCCGACGAGGGTATTGTAGAAAAACTGTATGAAGCCAGTAATGCCGGGGTTAAAGTAAAGCTGATTGTGCGCGGCATCTGCACCCTTGTTCCGGGTATTCCCGATTTTAGTGCCAATATTACGGTTATCAGTATCATTGATAAGTTTCTGGAGCATGCCCGGGTATTTATTTTTGGTAACAACGGCAAGGAAGAAATGTTCCTGTCGTCGGCCGACCTGATGAGCCGCAACTTTGAGCACAGGGTGGAGGTTGGCTTTCCCGTACTGGATGAAGAAGTAAGACAGGAGATCAGGGACATCATCGAGTTCCAGTTACAGGACAATGTGAAGGCCAGGGACATTACCCGGCTCAACAACAATAAATACCATAAAAATAATTTAAAAACTAAAATTAGGGCGCAGGTGCAGACCTATAATTACTTAAAAAACAAACATCAGTAA